From Zingiber officinale cultivar Zhangliang chromosome 5B, Zo_v1.1, whole genome shotgun sequence, the proteins below share one genomic window:
- the LOC121985283 gene encoding bHLH transcription factor RHL1-like isoform X1 — MLRELVSPNSSALRLLLFVFLFAPESSTSAWIWGSMQPSARDMQVHGKTAASLNGIAASSDQIALPELQNGHGSQTPFDHGGSVGHDDFLDQMLSGLRSPWAELGATKSPWDAPDSEGPTAAQRIFGVGKEAEDGLPYAPFDESALLANRLRQYQISGGSSPVGKAMMLPLSHHGQQQMLATSGDSGFLPLPLTLGSCGSVDSPNSTVGDGLYNGFSGALQHTESANQHTFPHPQQGAPMLGQNFGAAPLAPGLTQAPAAAVSASASAGGGGTGPPRQKVRARRGQATDPHSIAERLRRERIAERMKALQELVPNANKTDKASMLDEIIDYVKFLQLQVKVLSMSRLGGAAAVAPLVADMSSEGQSSAGRAVCAAGGSSDSLTVTEHQVAKLMEEDMGSAMQYLQGKGLCLMPISLASAISSATSSFHRPHSSSSATLGHLHPLPNAGSCDPPSSPAASALSAHSAMANGAADAAKDTIVVSKG, encoded by the exons ATGCTACGAGAGCTCGTCTCACCCAACTCCTCTGCTCTTCGTCTTCTTCtcttcgtttttctttttgctccagAATCCTCAACCTCGGCGTGGATTTGGGGATCGATGCAGCCAAGCGCGAGAGATATGCAAGTGCATGGCAAAACCGCGGCGTCGCTCAATGGGATCGCCGCCTCCTCCGACCAGATCGCGCTTCCGGAACTGCAGAACGGCCATGGTTCGCAAACTCCATTCGATCACGGAGGCTCCGTCGGACACGATGACTTCCTTGACCAGATGCTCTCCGGCCTTCGCTCCCCTTGGGCCGAGCTCGGAGCTACTAAGTCTCCCTGGGACGCACCGGACTCGGAAGGCCCCACCGCCGCGCAGAGGATCTTCGGAGTCGGGAAAGAGGCGGAGGATGGCTTGCCGTACGCTCCATTTGATGAGTCCGCTCTCCTTGCTAACAGGCTCCGCCAGTACCAGATCAGCGGCGGGAGCTCGCCAGTGGGGAAAGCAATGATGCTCCCGCTCAGTCATCATGGTCAGCAGCAGATGCTAGCCACCTCCGGCGATTCTGGATTCCTCCCTTTGCCTCTGACGCTTGGGAGCTGCGGCTCTGTTGATTCCCCTAATTCCACT GTGGGCGATGGGCTGTACAATGGATTCAGCGGAGCTCTTCAACACACTGAGTCGGCTAATCAACACACTTTTCCTCATCCCCag CAGGGTGCGCCTATGCTTGGCCAGAACTTCGGAGCAGCGCCACTGGCGCCTGGACTAACCCAAGCCCCTGCTGCGGCAGTCTCAGCCTCGGCCTCCGCTGGCGGTGGCGGCACGGGGCCGCCGAGGCAGAAGGTGCGAGCTCGACGGGGCCAGGCCACAGATCCCCACAGTATAGCCGAGAGG CTGCGCAGGGAGAGAATAGCAGAGAGGATGAAAGCTCTGCAGGAGCTGGTCCCCAACGCCAACAAG ACGGATAAGGCGTCGATGCTGGATGAGATCATTGACTACGTTAAGTTCCTCCAACTCCAAGTCAAG GTTCTGAGCATGAGCAGGTTAGGTGGGGCGGCGGCTGTTGCACCACTCGTGGCTGATATGTCTTCTGAG GGGCAGAGTAGCGCGGGGAGAGCAGTCTGCGCCGCCGGCGGTAGCAGCGACAGCTTGACGGTGACGGAGCACCAAGTGGCGAAGCTGATGGAGGAAGATATGGGCTCAGCCATGCAGTACCTCCAAGGGAAGGGCCTCTGCCTCATGCCCATCTCCCTCGCCTCTGCCATCTCCTCCGCTACTTCTTCCTTCCACCGCCCCCACTCCTCGTCCTCCGCCACGCTCGGCCATCTCCACCCCCTACCTAACGCCGGCTCCTGCGACCCCCCTTCTTCCCCCGCTGCCTCCGCCCTCTCCGCCCACTCCGCCATGGCCAATGGCGCCGCTGACGCTGCTAAGGACACCATTGTCGTTTCCAAAGGCTGA
- the LOC121985283 gene encoding bHLH transcription factor RHL1-like isoform X2: MLRELVSPNSSALRLLLFVFLFAPESSTSAWIWGSMQPSARDMQVHGKTAASLNGIAASSDQIALPELQNGHGSQTPFDHGGSVGHDDFLDQMLSGLRSPWAELGATKSPWDAPDSEGPTAAQRIFGVGKEAEDGLPYAPFDESALLANRLRQYQISGGSSPVGKAMMLPLSHHGQQQMLATSGDSGFLPLPLTLGSCGSVDSPNSTVGDGLYNGFSGALQHTESANQHTFPHPQGAPMLGQNFGAAPLAPGLTQAPAAAVSASASAGGGGTGPPRQKVRARRGQATDPHSIAERLRRERIAERMKALQELVPNANKTDKASMLDEIIDYVKFLQLQVKVLSMSRLGGAAAVAPLVADMSSEGQSSAGRAVCAAGGSSDSLTVTEHQVAKLMEEDMGSAMQYLQGKGLCLMPISLASAISSATSSFHRPHSSSSATLGHLHPLPNAGSCDPPSSPAASALSAHSAMANGAADAAKDTIVVSKG; this comes from the exons ATGCTACGAGAGCTCGTCTCACCCAACTCCTCTGCTCTTCGTCTTCTTCtcttcgtttttctttttgctccagAATCCTCAACCTCGGCGTGGATTTGGGGATCGATGCAGCCAAGCGCGAGAGATATGCAAGTGCATGGCAAAACCGCGGCGTCGCTCAATGGGATCGCCGCCTCCTCCGACCAGATCGCGCTTCCGGAACTGCAGAACGGCCATGGTTCGCAAACTCCATTCGATCACGGAGGCTCCGTCGGACACGATGACTTCCTTGACCAGATGCTCTCCGGCCTTCGCTCCCCTTGGGCCGAGCTCGGAGCTACTAAGTCTCCCTGGGACGCACCGGACTCGGAAGGCCCCACCGCCGCGCAGAGGATCTTCGGAGTCGGGAAAGAGGCGGAGGATGGCTTGCCGTACGCTCCATTTGATGAGTCCGCTCTCCTTGCTAACAGGCTCCGCCAGTACCAGATCAGCGGCGGGAGCTCGCCAGTGGGGAAAGCAATGATGCTCCCGCTCAGTCATCATGGTCAGCAGCAGATGCTAGCCACCTCCGGCGATTCTGGATTCCTCCCTTTGCCTCTGACGCTTGGGAGCTGCGGCTCTGTTGATTCCCCTAATTCCACT GTGGGCGATGGGCTGTACAATGGATTCAGCGGAGCTCTTCAACACACTGAGTCGGCTAATCAACACACTTTTCCTCATCCCCag GGTGCGCCTATGCTTGGCCAGAACTTCGGAGCAGCGCCACTGGCGCCTGGACTAACCCAAGCCCCTGCTGCGGCAGTCTCAGCCTCGGCCTCCGCTGGCGGTGGCGGCACGGGGCCGCCGAGGCAGAAGGTGCGAGCTCGACGGGGCCAGGCCACAGATCCCCACAGTATAGCCGAGAGG CTGCGCAGGGAGAGAATAGCAGAGAGGATGAAAGCTCTGCAGGAGCTGGTCCCCAACGCCAACAAG ACGGATAAGGCGTCGATGCTGGATGAGATCATTGACTACGTTAAGTTCCTCCAACTCCAAGTCAAG GTTCTGAGCATGAGCAGGTTAGGTGGGGCGGCGGCTGTTGCACCACTCGTGGCTGATATGTCTTCTGAG GGGCAGAGTAGCGCGGGGAGAGCAGTCTGCGCCGCCGGCGGTAGCAGCGACAGCTTGACGGTGACGGAGCACCAAGTGGCGAAGCTGATGGAGGAAGATATGGGCTCAGCCATGCAGTACCTCCAAGGGAAGGGCCTCTGCCTCATGCCCATCTCCCTCGCCTCTGCCATCTCCTCCGCTACTTCTTCCTTCCACCGCCCCCACTCCTCGTCCTCCGCCACGCTCGGCCATCTCCACCCCCTACCTAACGCCGGCTCCTGCGACCCCCCTTCTTCCCCCGCTGCCTCCGCCCTCTCCGCCCACTCCGCCATGGCCAATGGCGCCGCTGACGCTGCTAAGGACACCATTGTCGTTTCCAAAGGCTGA